One Benincasa hispida cultivar B227 chromosome 5, ASM972705v1, whole genome shotgun sequence genomic window carries:
- the LOC120077556 gene encoding homeobox protein knotted-1-like LET6, with protein MEGGGSSGSSCSFMATCNSTTTTTNNNNSNTPMMMMFNSNNPQTLDDNNNNKMFLPLSWSSSTSNNNNNAQTQRVSAFVPHPHTNNNDVLTTSTSKAKIMAHPLFPRLLAAYVNCQKVGAPPEVVARLEQACAVATGSCRAAGRGDDPALDQFMEAYCEMLTKYEQELTKPFREAMLFFSRIESQLKALAVPSDGFELVRQNECSKEIEVDMNDNYIDPQAEEKELKGQLLRKYSGYLGSLKQEFLKKKKNGKLPKEARQQLLDWWSRHYKWPYPSESQKVALAESTGLDLKQINNWFINQRKRHWKPSEDMQFVVMDAAHPHYYLDNVICNPFSMDCSSTLF; from the exons ATGGAAGGAGGAGGATCCAGTGGTAGCAGCTGTTCTTTCATGGCTACTTGTAACAgtaccaccaccaccaccaacaACAACAATTCTAACACTCCCATGATGATGATGTTCAATAGTAATAATCCTCAAACATTGGACGACAACAACAATAACAAGATGTTCTTGCCTTTGTCGTGGTCTTCTTCTACTtccaacaataataataatgctCAAACTCAAAGGGTTTCTGCTTTTGTTCCTCATCCTCATACTAACAATAATGATGTTCTTACTACTTCAACTTCTAAAGCGAAGATTATGGCTCATCCTCTCTTCCCTCGCCTTCTCGCCGCTTATGTCAACTGTCAAAAG GTGGGTGCGCCACCAGAAGTGGTGGCGAGACTAGAGCAGGCGTGTGCGGTGGCAACGGGAAGCTGTAGGGCGGCGGGACGTGGGGATGATCCAGCATTGGATCAGTTCATGGAGGCTTATTGTGAGATGTTAACCAAATATGAACAAGAGTTGACC AAACCTTTTAGAGAAGCAATGCTTTTCTTCTCAAGAATCGAGTCTCAGCTCAAAGCCTTGGCAGTTCCTTCTGATG GTTTTGAGTTGGTCAGGCAAAACGAGTGCTCGAAGGAGATTGAGGTCGATATGAACGATAACTACATCGACCCTCAAGCCGAAGAGAAGGAACTCAAAGGCCAGCTTCTACGCAAATATAGCGGATATCTTGGTAGCCTAAAACAagaatttttgaagaagaagaagaatggaaagTTGCCAAAAGAAGCTCGACAACAGTTGCTCGACTGGTGGAGTCGACATTACAAATGGCCATACCCCTCG GAGTCGCAAAAGGTGGCGTTAGCGGAGTCAACAGGGCTCGACTTGAAGCAGATCAACAATTGGTTCATTAACCAAAGAAAGCGCCATTGGAAGCCATCAGAGGATATGCAATTTGTGGTGATGGATGCTGCTCATCCACATTACTATTTGGACAATGTCATATGCAATCCTTTCTCTATGGACTGTTCTTCCACTCTTTTCTGA